In a single window of the Frondihabitans peucedani genome:
- a CDS encoding CTP synthase, whose product MSDVGWKPVVVNQNSVQDGGAGSSGAPKTTKHIFVTGGVVSSLGKGLTAASLGNLLTARGLRVVMQKLDPYLNVDPGTMNPFQHGEVFVTDDGAETDLDIGHYERFLDINLNQGANVTTGQIYSTVIAKERRGEYLGDTVQVIPHITDEIKRRMRLQASDEPQPDVIITEVGGTVGDIESQPFLESARQVRHELGRKNVFFVHVSLVPFMGASGEQKTKPTQHSVAALRAIGIQPDALVLRSDRPVTESNRRKIALMCDVDEDAVVNARDVPSIYEIPAMLNEQGLDAYIIAHLGLDKAGAVDWTGWNPILSAVHEPKHEVTIGLVGKYIDLPDAYLSVTEALKAGGFAQQTKVSLRWIPSDDCETPEGAAKALADVDGICVPGGFGIRGIEGKLGALRFARENGVPTLGLCLGLQCMVIEYARHKVGLLSASSSEFDPDTEYPVIATMAEQVDILAGGDLGGTMRLGLYPAALLEGSLAAEVYGSELVEERHRHRYEVNNHYREQIADAGLVFSGTSPDGTLVEYVELDRAEHPYYIGTQAHPELRSRPNNAHPLFAGLVTAALERQNSTRLFEVADSAR is encoded by the coding sequence ATGAGTGACGTAGGATGGAAGCCCGTGGTGGTCAATCAGAACTCGGTCCAGGACGGCGGTGCGGGCTCCTCGGGGGCCCCCAAGACGACGAAGCACATCTTCGTCACCGGCGGCGTCGTCTCCTCTCTCGGCAAGGGCCTCACGGCCGCCAGCCTCGGCAACCTCCTCACGGCCCGCGGTCTCCGCGTCGTGATGCAGAAGCTCGACCCGTACCTCAACGTCGACCCGGGCACGATGAACCCGTTCCAGCACGGCGAGGTGTTCGTCACCGACGACGGCGCCGAGACCGACCTCGACATCGGGCACTACGAGCGGTTCCTCGACATCAACCTCAACCAGGGTGCGAACGTCACGACCGGGCAGATCTACTCGACGGTCATCGCCAAGGAGCGCCGCGGCGAGTACCTCGGCGACACCGTCCAGGTGATCCCGCACATCACCGACGAGATCAAGCGGCGCATGCGCCTGCAGGCCTCCGACGAGCCCCAGCCCGACGTCATCATCACCGAGGTCGGCGGCACGGTCGGCGACATCGAGAGCCAGCCGTTCCTCGAGTCGGCCCGCCAGGTGCGCCACGAGCTCGGCCGCAAGAACGTCTTCTTCGTCCACGTCTCGCTCGTGCCGTTCATGGGCGCCTCCGGCGAGCAGAAGACGAAGCCCACCCAGCACTCGGTCGCGGCCCTCCGCGCAATCGGCATCCAGCCCGACGCCCTCGTCCTCCGGAGCGACCGGCCCGTCACCGAGTCGAACCGCCGCAAGATCGCGCTGATGTGCGACGTCGACGAAGACGCCGTGGTCAACGCCCGGGACGTGCCGAGCATCTACGAGATCCCGGCCATGCTCAACGAGCAGGGCCTCGACGCGTACATCATCGCCCACCTGGGTCTCGACAAGGCGGGAGCCGTCGACTGGACCGGGTGGAACCCGATCCTGAGCGCGGTCCACGAGCCCAAGCACGAGGTGACCATCGGCCTCGTCGGCAAGTACATCGACCTGCCCGACGCCTACCTCAGCGTCACCGAGGCCCTGAAGGCCGGCGGATTCGCGCAGCAGACCAAGGTGTCGCTCCGCTGGATCCCGTCTGACGACTGCGAGACCCCCGAGGGCGCTGCGAAGGCGCTCGCCGACGTCGACGGCATCTGCGTGCCGGGCGGTTTCGGAATCCGCGGCATCGAGGGCAAGCTCGGCGCGCTCCGGTTCGCGCGCGAGAACGGCGTGCCGACCCTGGGCCTCTGCCTCGGCCTCCAGTGCATGGTCATCGAGTACGCCCGGCACAAGGTGGGCCTCCTCAGCGCGTCGTCGTCGGAGTTCGACCCCGACACCGAGTACCCCGTCATCGCGACGATGGCCGAGCAGGTCGACATCCTCGCCGGCGGCGACCTCGGCGGCACCATGCGCCTCGGCCTCTACCCGGCAGCACTCCTCGAGGGCTCGCTCGCGGCCGAGGTCTACGGCTCCGAGCTCGTCGAGGAGCGCCACCGCCACCGCTACGAGGTCAACAATCACTACCGCGAGCAGATCGCCGACGCCGGGCTCGTCTTCTCCGGCACCTCGCCCGACGGCACCCTCGTCGAGTACGTCGAGCTCGACCGCGCCGAGCACCCGTACTACATCGGCACGCAGGCGCACCCCGAGCTGCGCTCGCGCCCGAACAACGCCCACCCGCTGTTCGCCGGGCTCGTCACCGCCGCCCTCGAGCGTCAGAACTCGACGCGCCTGTTCGAGGTGGCGGACAGTGCCCGCTGA
- a CDS encoding NUDIX hydrolase: MPADAVVPAEAQDLLQDDDFDVEITSSETVYRGAVWNIKREEFRYGDSTIAREFVDHTGAVAVLVQDDEGRILLIKQYRHPVHSRDWELPAGLLDVDGEPPLEAAKRELGEEADLEASKWQPLVAFNSTPGGSNERLFVFHATGVTDTESAFEREAEEADIEKRWVALDEVVLGVLEGRLHNSILSISALALHAKLGR; encoded by the coding sequence GTGCCCGCTGACGCCGTCGTGCCGGCTGAAGCGCAGGATCTCCTGCAGGACGACGACTTCGACGTCGAGATCACGTCGTCCGAGACCGTCTACCGCGGCGCCGTCTGGAACATCAAGCGTGAGGAGTTCCGCTACGGCGACTCCACGATCGCGCGGGAGTTCGTCGATCACACGGGAGCCGTGGCGGTGCTCGTGCAAGACGACGAGGGCCGGATCCTGCTCATCAAGCAGTACCGGCACCCCGTCCACTCGCGCGACTGGGAGCTCCCGGCGGGGCTCCTCGATGTCGACGGCGAGCCGCCGCTGGAGGCCGCGAAGCGCGAGCTCGGCGAGGAGGCCGACCTGGAGGCGTCCAAGTGGCAGCCGCTCGTCGCCTTCAACTCGACGCCCGGCGGCAGCAACGAGCGGCTCTTCGTCTTCCACGCCACGGGTGTGACGGACACCGAGAGCGCGTTCGAGCGGGAGGCCGAGGAGGCCGACATAGAGAAGCGCTGGGTCGCGCTCGACGAGGTCGTCTTGGGCGTCCTCGAGGGGCGGCTGCACAACTCGATCCTGTCGATCTCGGCGCTGGCGCTCCACGCCAAGCTCGGTCGCTGA
- the xerD gene encoding site-specific tyrosine recombinase XerD: MTSMADAVSRYLRHVTVERGLSPHTVAAYRRDLALYALFLDERGVQDPARVTSADVAEFPTHLATRQTPLGASSIARVVSSVKGFHRFVAEEGLVDDDVTTTTRPPKLPARLPKAISVAEVEALLGATDGDEPTRLRDKALLELLYATGARVSEAVALNVDDVIEGDVVRLFGKGSKQRIVPLGGYARRAIDAYLVRARPLFSVRGSATPALFLGTRGARVSRQNAWLIIQGAASRAGLPMEVSPHTLRHSFATHLLEGGADVRVVQELLGHASVATTQIYTLVTADALRDAYGQAHPRARWRPGEREARAAAEERASSPA, from the coding sequence ATGACCTCGATGGCCGACGCCGTGAGCCGGTACCTCCGGCACGTGACCGTCGAGCGCGGGCTCTCCCCGCACACGGTGGCGGCGTACCGGCGCGACCTGGCGCTGTACGCTCTGTTCCTCGACGAGCGGGGGGTGCAGGATCCTGCGCGCGTCACCAGCGCGGACGTCGCGGAGTTCCCGACGCACCTGGCCACCCGGCAGACGCCGCTCGGAGCCTCCTCGATCGCGCGGGTCGTGTCGAGCGTGAAGGGCTTCCACCGGTTCGTCGCCGAGGAGGGCCTCGTCGACGACGACGTGACCACGACCACGCGACCGCCGAAGCTGCCCGCCCGACTGCCCAAGGCCATCTCGGTCGCCGAGGTGGAGGCCCTCCTCGGAGCGACGGACGGCGACGAGCCGACGCGGCTGCGCGACAAGGCGCTGCTCGAGCTCCTCTACGCGACCGGAGCCCGGGTGTCGGAGGCCGTGGCCCTGAACGTCGACGACGTGATCGAGGGCGACGTGGTGCGCCTGTTCGGCAAGGGCAGCAAGCAGCGGATCGTGCCGCTCGGGGGCTACGCGCGGAGGGCGATCGACGCGTACCTCGTGCGGGCCCGGCCGCTGTTCTCGGTGCGGGGGAGCGCGACGCCGGCGCTGTTCCTCGGGACGCGCGGGGCCAGGGTCTCGCGGCAGAACGCGTGGCTGATCATCCAGGGTGCGGCGTCGCGGGCGGGTCTCCCGATGGAGGTGTCGCCGCATACGCTCCGGCACTCGTTCGCGACGCACCTGCTCGAGGGCGGGGCCGACGTCCGCGTGGTGCAGGAGCTGCTCGGGCACGCATCGGTGGCCACGACGCAGATCTACACGCTCGTCACGGCCGACGCGCTCCGCGACGCCTACGGGCAGGCGCACCCGCGCGCCCGCTGGCGGCCGGGGGAGCGGGAGGCGCGTGCTGCTGCGGAGGAGCGTGCGTCCTCGCCGGCCTGA